GCGCCCGCAAGTATCGAAGAATTGTTGTTTGAATCCGGGAAAGTGGTGGTGCCGGACTTCATTGCCAATGCCGGCACTGCCGCGCTTTATCACACGCTGATCTGCGAAGAAGGCCCGGTAACTGCATCAGGACTTTTGGCAAGCGTCGACCGTCAAATCGGCGCGGCCACGGATGAAGCTTTGGCCAAAGCCCGGGCTGAAAAAATTTCACCGCGCCGGGCCGCGGAAATCATTGCCGCGGAGAAGATCAACGCTTATCCTGCGCATTATCCCACCACAATTTCGAAGCGCTGGGTGTAGGGCCTTGCTCGGCGATCTGCTCGGCAACTACGGCGGCTTGCTGTGCGCGTTGCTGCTGCGGCTGGCAGCGGGCAATTGACTGTTCGTACGATGCCTTGAGCTTCTGCGATCTCTGCCGTTTCTAAGAAATAAGAATAGTGTTCACATTTCTAAGAAATTTTCCATAAGCATGTCTTTATGCCAGCTTGCGCAATTCATTGGTATGCAAATTTTTAGAGCACGCATAAAGAAGCCACATAACATGGCATGCTGATTGCTGTCTTGAATGGCGAGAAATCCCAACTGCAAGGACGGTAGGGTGTTTTCATGAGTGGGGCGCAAAAAATTTTTGCTTTAGCGCCAGCAGGAATGTTTCGTCTGGCAAAATTGAAAATAGAGAAGCCCGCATCATTCTTTATTTGATTAAAGAATTTTGCGGGTTTTTGCATTTTAATCAGCCTTAAAGGAGTCGAACTTTGAAAAGCGCCATAACCACTTCAATAGTCCTTGCGCTGCTTGCAGCCTTCTTGTTTTTGGGCGGCGTGAACTGCAAACACAACTTTGTTGATCCGTATGCTGAGCCGGACACCACCAGCCACAACTTCACCTGGCAGAGTTGGAGATTTGGCGGGGAAGCCGGCAGCAGTTACCTTAACGATGTTGCAATCATTGATGAGAACAACATTTGGGCGGTGGGTACAATTTACTTGAAGGACTCAACCGGTCAGCCCGACCCCAATATTTATAATGCAGTTCATTGGAATGGCAGCGAATGGGAAGTAAAAAGAGTCTCAGTTCTTTATCGTGGAAACATCATTACCCCGCCCTTATATGGAATTTATGCGTTTTCAGCAAATGATATTTGGCTCTCATCGGGTGTTCCGGTGCATGGCGATGGTACAAATTGGGCTCAATTTCATTTGTTCGATATGGGAGTGCTTAATCAGAATGACGGCTATTTGACAAAGCTCTGGGGAAAGTCATCTTCAGATTTATATTATGTTGGTACGCTAGGAACAATTGCCCACTACAACGGGCAGCGGTGGCGGAAGGTGGCGAGCGGCACGAATTTGGATATTCAGGATATCTGGGGTATCGTTGACACGAAAACGCAGGAGAAACTGATCCTATGTGCAGCTTCGGACAAATATCAGAGCAGCGAAATGAAGATTATTCGGATTTTGCCGCAGAATGTAGTTGGGGAGTTCGATTGGACACCACAAAGGAAAGTGCATTCTGTTTGGTTTGATGTACCGACCAGGATTTACGCTTGCGGCAGTGGATTCTTTATTTATAAGAACGGTCAGTGGCAGCAAGATGAAACCTTGCCAACGATCTTCAAGAATCGTGTAAGAGCAAACCATCGCAATGACCTGTTTCTTGTAGGTGATTTGGGTCTGCTAACGCACTACAACGGCAAAAGCTCGCGAGTATACGATTCCCTTAGCTTGCCACAAGGTAACTATGAGGGATTAGCAGTCAGGGATGACTTGGTTGTCGCTGTTGGCTGGAATGGAGATCGGGCCGTTGTTTTGCGTGGTGTTCGTGCCAATCAACCAAAACACTACATCTTTTAACGGAGGTAATCTATGCTAAACGGTGCAAAGCGGAAGAACAACAAAACGTTTATCCACAAAACCAGGGACCCGGCTCGCTTGATCTCAATTGGACGATGAATAATTTATCACGTCAAGCTCAAGGAGCTTCAACAGATAAGGAGTGAGTCATGAAACGCTTCAACGCAAGAATCACCGGTTGGCTGGCATTCTGTTTCATTGTTGGCCTGGGATACATGGCTGGCGCGCAAGTACGGTACACGCCGGAGCAGGAAGCTAAAATGAACGCCGCCGCGAAAAAGGCTGAAGAAGAAGCCCGCAATTTGCCTGCCCACGAGAAGAAGCTCGAATCGCATTTGCTGAAGCTGGTGAACAAGATGACGGCAGAAAATGCCAAAACTCAGCGGGATATTCCCAAAAAATACGGCACGCGCTCCACCCAGATTGATGCGCACGGTCGTATATTCGTGCGGATACGTTGTGGCTCCGCTGCAGACACGCTCAAGATCAAAAATGAAATTGTCAGGCATGGCGGCGAGATTTACCGGGTCGTTATATCCAGTGTTGGGTTTTCTCCGTCAGTTGCCGCATGGGTGCTCTATGACCGGATAAAAGAGCTGGCCAGGATGACCGAAACCGGCGCGATCTTGACGATTGAGCCTCCGAGAGCCAGAACGGGAGATTATCTGACCGCAGGCGACTCGCAGCTCAAAGCTGACGAGGCCAGATCGTTTTTCAACGTCAATGGCTCGGGTGTAAAAGTCGCAGCTATTTCAACGGGCGTGGAACATTTTTCAGTTTCACAAAGCAGCGGTGACTTGCCTCTAACAGTCAATCGCCCTTTTGGCAACGGTGAGGTGGATGACGAAGGTACTGCCATGCTCGAAATCGTTCACGACCTCGCACCCGGGGCCTCGCTCTTCTTTGCACCGCCCGGCAATATGCCTGAGGATATGGCCCAACGGATCGTGCAGCTTTATGGGACTTATGATTGTGACATCATCGTTGACGATATTGGATGGTTCGAGGCGCCGTATTTTTTGGAAGATGAGCTCATGAATACGATCTCAGGCTATACCACGACACAGAACAAAATTTATATTTCTACCGCCGGAAATGACGGCGAAAGCAGTTGGAGTGGCATGGCCAATGTTGATGAGAATGGCTGGCAGTTGTTTTATACTGGTGGCGGCACCAGCGATATCAACAACTACATTACGTTGCAGCCTGGTCAGTCGGTAACCATTCATCTGCAATGGGCGAATCCCTGGCATTACGCTTTCGATGACTATAACCTTCACCTATTTGATTTGGTCGGGAATGAGGTTGCTAGCGCGACATTGGAACAGGACCGCCTTCAAGATCTCCCTCCGAAAGAAAAGATCAATTTCACGAACGGGCAGTCTTCCGAGATCTACTCCATCAGAATCAAGAAAATGCCCGGCAGTGAGCATCGCGAACTCAAGCTCCTGCTCGCGCCCACGGTTTATCCGCTCACTTATACGGCGCCTTCACCTTCAGCGAACAAGCAACAGATTTATGGCCATCCGGCCTCCTTGAAAACGATCAGCGTAGGCGCCTATCCGGCACAGAATCCAAGTGTTCTTGAATCCTTCAGTTCTCAGGGGCCTACGAACATCTATAACTTCTTTGGCGGTGGTGGCTACACCGTTGACGAGCGGGAAACACCAACGATCGTGGCAACCGATGGGGTGGAGACCAAAACCGGCGCGGAGGGACACTTTGACTTTCCATTCTTCGGTACCTCGGCAGCCGCGCCACACATTGCGGGTATTGCGGCTTTGTATGTGGATGAACACCCCATGGATTCCAACACGGATTTTATCAATTCATTGACTCTTTTCGCTGCGAGATTGGGCACCATTGGCAGCGGCGGCATCTGGAACCCCCAATCTGGTTTTGGCAAAGCAAATGCCTTTGCTACCTTGAAAAAAGAGAAAGTCGTCCAGGTTGAAGTTTACCAACTTGATGCCCAA
This genomic window from Cytophagia bacterium CHB2 contains:
- a CDS encoding glucosyl transferase — encoded protein: MKSAITTSIVLALLAAFLFLGGVNCKHNFVDPYAEPDTTSHNFTWQSWRFGGEAGSSYLNDVAIIDENNIWAVGTIYLKDSTGQPDPNIYNAVHWNGSEWEVKRVSVLYRGNIITPPLYGIYAFSANDIWLSSGVPVHGDGTNWAQFHLFDMGVLNQNDGYLTKLWGKSSSDLYYVGTLGTIAHYNGQRWRKVASGTNLDIQDIWGIVDTKTQEKLILCAASDKYQSSEMKIIRILPQNVVGEFDWTPQRKVHSVWFDVPTRIYACGSGFFIYKNGQWQQDETLPTIFKNRVRANHRNDLFLVGDLGLLTHYNGKSSRVYDSLSLPQGNYEGLAVRDDLVVAVGWNGDRAVVLRGVRANQPKHYIF